The following coding sequences lie in one Apium graveolens cultivar Ventura chromosome 1, ASM990537v1, whole genome shotgun sequence genomic window:
- the LOC141724898 gene encoding uncharacterized protein LOC141724898, translating to MVKKNNGKWRMCIDFTKLNNACPKDCYPLPKIDTLIDASAGHEMLSFMNGFSGATYQRLVNKKFAHLIRKTMEVYVDDKLVKSLSRADHISHLREAFEVLSHHKMMLNIAKCDFGVGSRNFLGHMVSKRGIVANPDKITHGAIMLHQGCLVLQSPDRFLIEYALKLDFPAMNNEGEYEALIAGLGLARAVRAKNLKRCGDSRLIIAQVIGEIEAKDDTMAKYLRVVKGILTQFDGWYAEHVPREENTTADALSQFASSEIENYPRSIYFQVLKTPTIHVINLIALVVVTSCWIDPIKTHLETRWLPNDAQEARKLLVRALRYSLIEGLLYKRSFVIPYLKCLRPLEAEEALKEAHEGICGQHLGGQENVICRFGIPRILVMYNGKQFDNAEFWEYSDDNSIELRFSSIAHPQENGKVEVANRIILDGLKKRFECSRNTWVDELLPILWAYRTTFKVTTEATPFMLAYGAATVVPLEITHGSP from the exons ATGGTTAAGAAGAacaatggaaagtggaggatgtgtattgACTTCACTAAATTGAATAATGCTTGTCCCAAGGACTGCTACCCCCTACCAAAgattgataccctgatcgatGCCAGTGCTGGACACGAGATGTTAAGCTTTATGAATGGTTTTAGCG gagctacttacCAAAGACTGGTAAACAAGAAATTTGCCCATCTAATTAggaagaccatggaggtctatgtcGATGATAAGTTAGTCAAAAGCCTAAGCAGGGCCGATCATATTAGTCACCTCagagaggcatttgaagtgctAAGTCACCACAAAATGATGCTAAACATAGCCAAGTGTGATTTTGGTGTTGGGTCTAGAAATTTTTTGGGGCACATGGTCTCTAAGAGGGGAATAGTGGCCAACCCTGATAAGATCACACATGGAGCCATTATGCTCCATCAAGGAT gcctagtcttgcaaagcccTGATAGGTTTCtgattgagtatgctttgaagttggacttCCCAGCTATGAATAACGAAGGAGAATACGAAGCATTGATAGCCggcttaggcttggctagagccGTAAGGGCCAAAAACTTAAAGAGATGTGGAGACTCGAGACTTATTATTGCTCAAGTCATTGGAGAGATTGAGGCTAAAGATGATACTATGGCCAAGTACCTAAGAGTAGTAAAGGGAATACTAACTCAGTTCGATGGATGGTATGCAGAACATGTTCCGAGAGAGGAGAACACCACGGCAGATGCCTTGTCTCAGTTTGCCTCATCTGAAATCGAGAACTACCCGAGAAGTATCTACTTCCAGGTCTTGAAGACCCCTACTATTCATGTCATAAATCTGATAGCACTGGTTGTTGTGACAAGCTGTTGGATAGACCCGATCAAGACTCACTTAGAAACTAGGTGGCTCCCCAATGATGCCCAGGAGGCACGCAAGCTGTTAGTTAGAGCATTGAGATATTCGTTGATTGAAGGCCTTCTCTATAAAAGGTCCTTTGTTATCCCGTACCTGAAGTGCCTAAGACCTCTTGAAGCAGAGGAGGCACTCAAAGAAGCCCATGAGGGAATTTGTGGGCAACATTTGGGGGGGCAG GAGAATGTGATATGCCGATTTGGAATCCCACGCATCCTTGTCATGTATAATGGGAAGCAATTTGATAATGCAGAATTCTGGGAGTACAGCGATGATAATAGCATAGAACTTCGCTTCTCCTCGATTGCACACCCACAGGAAAATGGGAAAGTGGAAGTTGCTAACAGAATtatccttgatggacttaagaagaGGTTCGAATGCTCGAGAAACACTTGGGTGGATGAGTTGCTGCCTATACTATGGGCATATCGTACCACCTTCAAAGTGACAACTGAAGCTACCCCATTCATGCTGGCTTACGGAGCCGCGACAGTGGTGCCCCTTGAGATCACACATGGATCTCCCTAG